The following are from one region of the Petrotoga mobilis SJ95 genome:
- a CDS encoding radical SAM/SPASM domain-containing protein, whose translation MLRYKNSNYNVIFEDGDKVVFVNLLTEAIATVNKEKYNKIKEIMESPNKEWSREYADLKNDLIYGGYLIEENFDEIQHLKAMNYRSRYDASFISFTIMPTMRCNLDCIYCYETHEGPTMDEKTTETVANYISTVAKSKRRIHIGWFGGEPLLKFDTMKYINEKVIKACEEYKTNFSSSISTNGYLLSAEKAKLFDELMIRNVQITLDGPKEYHDKYRPLKGGGPTYDIMFENIKNFFELTKESRITLRVNVGPDNYDAIYKLVDALEILPKDRLRIYFRWIFQGGETEKEIHREVMNFRGENSYEKLAKFYYYASQKGFETFLPILSNPIYCEYDCESSILIGPKGEVFPCTVAVNEGNEFGKVTNNGIEYDKTKYLLWYKHDAFQDEECKKCELLPQCFGGCRNAIVNSGVRGCPEEKTALESFARLWYFTKDMERKLKAVKKDENIKV comes from the coding sequence ATGCTAAGATATAAAAACTCGAATTATAATGTTATTTTTGAGGATGGAGACAAAGTTGTTTTTGTTAATCTTTTAACAGAAGCAATTGCGACTGTAAATAAAGAAAAATATAATAAAATAAAAGAAATAATGGAATCGCCAAATAAAGAATGGTCAAGAGAATATGCAGATTTAAAAAATGACCTTATATATGGCGGTTATTTAATAGAAGAGAATTTTGATGAAATACAACATTTAAAGGCAATGAACTATAGAAGCAGATATGATGCTAGTTTTATAAGTTTCACAATAATGCCTACAATGAGATGCAATTTGGATTGTATTTATTGCTATGAAACACATGAAGGACCAACTATGGATGAGAAAACAACTGAAACAGTTGCAAATTATATTTCAACTGTGGCAAAAAGTAAACGAAGAATACATATTGGCTGGTTTGGTGGTGAACCTCTTTTAAAATTTGATACTATGAAATATATTAATGAAAAAGTGATAAAAGCTTGTGAAGAATATAAAACTAATTTTTCTTCTTCCATTTCAACAAATGGATACTTACTTTCAGCTGAAAAAGCCAAGCTATTTGACGAATTAATGATACGCAACGTACAAATAACTCTTGATGGCCCAAAGGAATATCATGACAAGTATAGGCCCTTAAAGGGAGGAGGACCAACGTATGATATCATGTTTGAAAATATAAAAAATTTCTTCGAATTGACAAAAGAATCAAGAATTACTCTAAGAGTTAACGTTGGCCCAGATAATTATGACGCAATATATAAGTTGGTGGATGCGCTTGAAATTCTTCCAAAAGACCGTCTAAGAATTTATTTTAGATGGATATTTCAAGGTGGGGAAACGGAAAAAGAAATTCATCGTGAAGTTATGAATTTTAGAGGGGAAAATTCTTACGAAAAATTGGCTAAGTTCTATTACTATGCATCTCAAAAAGGATTTGAAACTTTTCTTCCTATTCTTTCTAATCCGATTTATTGTGAATATGACTGTGAATCTTCTATTTTAATAGGGCCTAAAGGCGAAGTTTTCCCTTGTACAGTTGCAGTAAATGAGGGGAACGAGTTTGGAAAAGTAACAAACAATGGCATCGAATATGATAAAACAAAGTACCTTTTATGGTATAAACACGATGCTTTTCAAGATGAAGAATGTAAAAAGTGTGAGTTACTCCCTCAATGTTTTGGAGGATGTAGAAATGCTATAGTGAATTCAGGAGTTAGAGGATGCCCAGAAGAAAAAACTGCTTTAGAATCTTTCGCAAGATTGTGGTATTTCACAAAAGACATGGAAAGAAAGCTGAAAGCGGTGAAAAAAGATGAAAATATCAAGGTATAA
- a CDS encoding group II intron maturase-specific domain-containing protein, whose protein sequence is MSITQKMEKLKQIIVGWVNYFGIADMVRIAKTLDMWLRRRIRMCFWKQ, encoded by the coding sequence ATGAGTATAACCCAGAAAATGGAAAAGTTAAAGCAAATCATTGTAGGATGGGTGAACTACTTTGGTATTGCGGATATGGTCAGGATTGCTAAAACGTTGGATATGTGGCTAAGAAGGAGGATACGGATGTGCTTTTGGAAACAGTGA
- a CDS encoding nucleotidyltransferase domain-containing protein produces MNINKYELLESLCKKYKIGLVYLFGSQKDKAFKLLSSDSDDVKIGDPLTDIDVGVVFLFELEKVKHVYKLYSAVYNDFEEIFKPYKLDLVFLQETHSVFQVEAVKGICVYYVSEKFKDEYEMVILRRATDFKYILDLYRKEALEK; encoded by the coding sequence ATGAATATTAATAAATATGAATTGTTAGAGTCTCTTTGTAAAAAATATAAAATTGGCTTGGTTTATCTTTTTGGCTCACAAAAAGATAAAGCCTTTAAATTATTAAGTAGCGATTCAGATGATGTCAAAATAGGTGATCCTCTTACTGATATAGATGTAGGAGTAGTTTTTTTATTTGAATTGGAAAAGGTTAAACATGTGTACAAATTATATTCTGCTGTATATAATGATTTTGAAGAGATTTTTAAGCCATACAAGTTAGACCTTGTTTTTTTGCAAGAAACTCATTCTGTATTTCAAGTTGAAGCTGTAAAAGGAATATGTGTATATTATGTATCAGAAAAGTTTAAAGATGAATATGAAATGGTAATATTAAGACGAGCTACAGATTTCAAATACATTTTGGATCTATACAGAAAAGAAGCATTAGAAAAATAA
- the istB gene encoding IS21-like element helper ATPase IstB, which translates to MKDELREQLKYCRLAGILERYEDTLQEAKRNDWDNEKFFETLIQCEVLSRGNNRFQRLLRQAKFPNLKTIDQFDFSQAPYLSKKEILELSQCKFIEEKTNLLFLGSPGAGKTHISISIGIQACKKGKTVSFFTAANLGNILVEMQEERQLTKFQKKLSKVDLLIIDELGYVQLSDQVTQLMFQIFSERYEKGSILVNSNLEFAEWAKIFHDERMTAAIIDRLIHNSKIILFNGESYRYRNQRREIKGN; encoded by the coding sequence ATGAAAGATGAACTAAGAGAACAGCTAAAATATTGTCGACTAGCTGGTATATTAGAACGGTATGAGGATACACTACAAGAGGCAAAAAGAAATGATTGGGACAACGAAAAATTTTTTGAAACTTTGATTCAATGTGAAGTTCTATCAAGGGGAAACAACAGATTTCAAAGGTTGTTACGCCAAGCGAAGTTTCCTAATCTAAAGACGATAGACCAATTTGATTTCAGTCAAGCACCTTACCTATCAAAGAAGGAAATACTGGAACTCAGTCAATGTAAATTCATCGAAGAAAAGACAAATCTTTTGTTCTTAGGATCACCAGGTGCAGGAAAAACACACATAAGTATATCGATAGGAATACAAGCATGTAAGAAAGGGAAAACAGTAAGTTTTTTCACAGCAGCCAATCTTGGGAACATCTTAGTTGAAATGCAAGAAGAACGACAACTAACAAAGTTCCAAAAAAAGTTGAGCAAAGTAGATTTACTGATAATTGATGAACTAGGATACGTGCAGTTATCCGACCAAGTTACACAACTCATGTTCCAAATATTCTCTGAAAGGTATGAAAAAGGATCTATCTTGGTAAACAGTAACCTTGAATTTGCAGAATGGGCTAAAATATTTCACGATGAAAGGATGACAGCAGCGATTATCGACAGGTTAATCCACAACAGTAAGATAATACTATTCAACGGAGAAAGCTATCGTTACAGGAACCAAAGACGAGAAATTAAGGGAAACTGA
- a CDS encoding ABC transporter ATP-binding protein, with protein sequence MIFLKNVEKKFGKTKVLDNISFNMQEGDVIAYVGPNGAGKTTTIKLILGLLKPSTGEVKVFSENPYSSLNARKKIDFVLDHPGVDDDLTAYENLKFYSMLYHAKVNNIDNILKKVELYGVRNKLVKTFSRGMKQRLTIARLFLREPKAIIMDEPTSGLDVDGKLLVRDLIKELTLTKIPMLISSHDLYELQQICNKVILIFNGKIVKMDSIENILKSGSEDYQIIINDEAPNSLLTSLEMYGFTSYDSKEKRIFIRLMAGKISEVINVISKENIEIKSIDKVQTSLEDVYRKEKKRDV encoded by the coding sequence ATGATTTTTCTCAAAAACGTTGAAAAAAAGTTTGGAAAAACAAAGGTTTTAGATAACATCTCATTCAACATGCAAGAAGGGGATGTTATTGCTTATGTAGGACCAAACGGAGCTGGAAAAACGACAACTATAAAACTTATACTTGGACTTCTGAAACCTTCTACTGGTGAAGTAAAAGTTTTCAGTGAAAATCCTTATTCAAGTTTGAACGCTCGAAAGAAGATCGATTTTGTATTGGATCATCCAGGGGTAGATGACGATCTAACAGCTTATGAAAATCTTAAATTCTATTCAATGTTATATCATGCAAAAGTTAATAATATAGACAACATTCTTAAAAAGGTTGAGCTTTACGGAGTTAGAAATAAACTTGTTAAAACATTTTCAAGGGGTATGAAGCAAAGGTTAACTATTGCACGCTTATTCCTAAGAGAGCCAAAAGCCATAATAATGGATGAACCAACAAGTGGGTTAGATGTAGATGGAAAACTTCTGGTAAGGGACCTTATCAAAGAGCTTACTTTAACTAAAATCCCGATGTTGATAAGTTCTCATGACCTATACGAGCTTCAGCAAATATGTAATAAGGTTATTCTTATTTTCAATGGAAAGATTGTGAAAATGGATTCAATAGAAAATATTTTAAAAAGTGGGAGTGAAGATTACCAGATAATTATAAACGATGAAGCACCAAATTCATTATTAACATCCTTAGAGATGTATGGTTTTACTTCTTATGACTCTAAAGAAAAAAGGATTTTCATAAGACTTATGGCAGGGAAGATATCTGAAGTTATAAATGTTATTTCTAAAGAAAATATAGAAATAAAAAGTATAGACAAAGTACAAACATCTCTTGAAGATGTTTATAGAAAGGAGAAAAAAAGAGATGTTTAA
- a CDS encoding SPASM domain-containing protein: protein MDISEEFIMDIFKKLNKRELGEFYEKPPFIEPLHTNYPFSNKTFFKQPPICTKLFVELNNSCDSQQCAYCGNEKLNRLFSCMGCNVWKESKMEILPVESYVSILDQAIKLNFREIILTGGNVFKDLDKLATLLKYLEKVNFSNVILILHEKHFKEDYIAFLNQFKTINIALNFDIPINEKASEKISKIIHNLSQNIFLIGIINLSKFGSKEELMEKVNCEYKKIAVKNKKNKVGWQVDFSSSNFCKDYLKVPIFGKSRLLSPNVFLYEWCQEFNPCLGGMLNVASNGDVYVCRVIKEKPVGNILQEGSLSQVIRSKKNEIENFWHLTKDNIKKCRDCEFRYLCNDCRAIEKDFLQTSLCTYDPYKGRWFDDFSQKR, encoded by the coding sequence TTGGATATTTCTGAAGAATTCATTATGGATATATTTAAAAAATTGAACAAGAGAGAATTAGGAGAATTTTATGAAAAACCCCCTTTTATCGAACCTTTGCATACTAATTATCCTTTTTCTAATAAAACTTTTTTTAAACAACCACCCATTTGTACTAAGCTTTTTGTAGAATTGAATAATAGTTGTGATAGTCAACAATGTGCTTACTGTGGCAACGAAAAATTAAATCGCCTTTTCTCATGTATGGGGTGTAATGTATGGAAAGAAAGTAAAATGGAAATATTGCCTGTAGAATCATATGTGAGTATATTGGATCAAGCAATTAAGCTTAATTTTCGGGAAATTATTTTGACAGGTGGTAATGTATTTAAAGATCTTGATAAATTGGCAACTCTTTTGAAGTATCTCGAAAAAGTGAATTTTTCTAATGTCATATTAATTTTGCATGAAAAGCACTTTAAAGAAGACTATATAGCTTTCTTAAATCAGTTCAAAACTATTAATATTGCACTAAATTTTGATATCCCAATAAATGAAAAAGCATCAGAGAAAATTTCAAAAATCATACATAATTTAAGCCAAAATATTTTTTTAATAGGTATTATTAATTTATCAAAATTTGGTAGCAAAGAAGAGTTAATGGAAAAGGTAAATTGTGAATATAAAAAAATAGCTGTTAAAAATAAAAAAAATAAGGTTGGATGGCAAGTTGATTTTTCTTCTTCTAATTTTTGCAAAGATTACCTCAAAGTGCCTATCTTTGGGAAAAGCAGGCTTTTAAGTCCGAATGTATTCCTTTATGAGTGGTGTCAAGAGTTTAACCCATGCTTAGGAGGAATGTTAAATGTTGCTAGCAATGGAGATGTCTATGTTTGCAGAGTAATTAAAGAAAAACCAGTAGGAAATATATTGCAAGAAGGGAGCCTTTCCCAGGTAATCCGATCTAAGAAGAATGAAATTGAAAATTTTTGGCATCTAACCAAGGATAATATCAAAAAGTGCAGGGATTGTGAATTCAGATATCTATGCAATGATTGTAGAGCTATAGAAAAAGATTTCCTTCAAACTTCCCTGTGTACTTATGATCCTTATAAAGGTAGGTGGTTTGATGATTTTTCTCAAAAACGTTGA
- a CDS encoding radical SAM/SPASM domain-containing protein, which produces MKISRYNQLIEKDNYLILFNSISNAILYVEPNKVKEVKEVLESGNIEEIKLSDEDIEKLKKGLYIIPDEFDEITYLKMRLNNYKYSDRFLRYTISLTEECNFSCVYCYQQMLITLMDKKPAKIAKNIVNTILNMTEKRFEEEHPKVLSITFYGGEPLLALDELETLSKGFEEMCKKFEVKYEANVVTNGYLLTHDIVNRLLNCGVNSVIITIDGDKTLHDKYRKTKSDKPTFDKIMENINYAQDKMYVTIRTNISKNSIENVKKMIKILAEKGWRVDFDFQPVEVVEELSTGFNDEMLTLREFANVEVELYKEVITLIPDYPFNPFRRLRMARCDALCKNSCVIDVDGSIYKCWGEIGNKFSSVGKITKEDIELNHKFEKWITYEPFEDQKCMECSVLPMCMGGCVFNAVVVDRLNSSPWRKPYTCIPLKYNLKEMVSLLSDKKLGVKI; this is translated from the coding sequence ATGAAAATATCAAGGTATAATCAACTTATAGAAAAAGATAACTATCTCATTTTATTTAATAGCATTTCAAATGCCATTCTATATGTTGAACCAAACAAAGTAAAAGAAGTTAAAGAAGTTCTTGAAAGTGGAAATATAGAAGAAATAAAGCTATCTGATGAAGATATAGAAAAGTTGAAAAAAGGATTATACATTATCCCTGATGAATTTGACGAAATAACATATTTGAAGATGAGGTTAAACAATTACAAATACAGTGATAGATTTTTAAGATATACTATAAGTTTAACTGAAGAATGTAATTTTTCTTGTGTTTATTGCTATCAACAAATGTTGATAACTTTAATGGATAAGAAACCCGCAAAAATAGCAAAAAATATTGTAAACACAATTCTAAATATGACGGAAAAAAGATTTGAAGAAGAACATCCTAAAGTATTGAGCATAACTTTTTATGGAGGAGAGCCGCTTCTTGCACTCGATGAATTAGAAACGTTAAGTAAAGGTTTTGAAGAAATGTGTAAGAAGTTCGAAGTAAAGTATGAAGCGAATGTCGTAACGAACGGTTATTTGTTAACTCATGACATTGTCAATAGACTACTGAACTGTGGAGTAAACTCCGTAATAATAACAATTGATGGAGATAAGACTCTTCATGACAAATATAGAAAGACTAAAAGTGACAAGCCTACTTTTGATAAAATTATGGAAAATATAAACTATGCACAAGATAAGATGTATGTAACCATTAGAACAAATATCTCTAAAAATAGTATAGAAAATGTGAAAAAAATGATAAAGATACTTGCAGAAAAGGGATGGAGAGTTGATTTTGATTTTCAACCAGTTGAGGTAGTGGAAGAACTATCTACGGGATTTAATGATGAGATGCTTACATTGAGAGAATTTGCTAATGTGGAAGTAGAACTATACAAAGAAGTCATCACACTCATACCCGATTATCCATTCAATCCATTTAGAAGATTAAGAATGGCCAGATGTGATGCCTTATGTAAAAATAGTTGTGTAATAGATGTCGATGGGAGTATTTACAAGTGTTGGGGAGAGATAGGAAATAAATTTTCTTCTGTAGGTAAAATAACAAAAGAAGATATAGAATTAAACCATAAATTTGAAAAATGGATAACTTACGAACCGTTCGAAGATCAAAAATGTATGGAATGTTCTGTACTTCCAATGTGCATGGGAGGATGCGTTTTTAATGCAGTTGTTGTTGATAGGTTAAATAGCTCTCCATGGAGGAAACCATACACATGCATTCCTTTAAAATACAATCTAAAAGAAATGGTTTCTTTATTATCTGATAAAAAATTAGGAGTAAAAATTTAA
- a CDS encoding radical SAM protein codes for MINFETKSGNEYVYCSESGVIYPKKVYNRRFNAIKEFEKNLINERKKNYTEKNTSEELRTNVLRYGLQELLLEVTQNCNLQCRYCIYSEVYPMYRNNTLRAMNEDIAIKAIDLYFSLLREGISYNPYREPTIGFYGGEPLLNFELIKKCIKYVKIKYKEFNPHFTITTNGTLLSSKIASFLVQNNCSLIVSLDGPKEEHDRNRIFPNGKGSHDIIMKRLNNLKKFYPDLPVFSIAVYDWKTDFDKVNEFFARKDVPSLIKANLVDAKGTYYEQFNKEDFETFKEKIKKMEYYNAEVLSTNEKNNLSLYSHYFSGQVVESYGRYIGKYRNNYIPYTGACMPGFKMFVDCDGIIHVCEKVAGELSIIGEVKNGLDYSKIEKIIKRFRAATFFCESCDIENLCTMCYVFFIKGDKMEHPHHICENMKKEMLSLFPYLWTIAEKDNKVFSHISDNFFNLESKIGRELL; via the coding sequence ATGATAAATTTTGAAACAAAATCAGGTAATGAATATGTTTATTGCAGTGAAAGTGGAGTTATATATCCAAAAAAAGTTTATAATCGCCGCTTTAACGCAATTAAGGAGTTCGAGAAAAATTTAATCAATGAAAGAAAAAAGAATTATACAGAAAAAAATACTTCAGAAGAGCTACGAACTAATGTTTTAAGATATGGGTTGCAGGAGCTTCTATTGGAAGTAACTCAAAACTGTAACCTTCAATGCAGATATTGTATTTACTCTGAAGTATATCCAATGTATCGCAACAACACACTAAGAGCTATGAATGAAGACATAGCTATTAAAGCAATTGATTTATATTTTTCTTTGTTAAGAGAAGGTATTTCTTACAATCCTTATCGAGAGCCAACAATAGGATTTTATGGAGGAGAGCCCCTATTAAATTTTGAGTTGATCAAAAAATGTATCAAGTATGTAAAGATTAAATATAAAGAATTTAATCCCCACTTTACTATAACAACAAATGGTACTTTGTTATCTTCAAAGATCGCTTCTTTTCTAGTTCAAAACAATTGTTCGTTAATTGTGAGTTTGGATGGCCCTAAAGAAGAACACGATCGAAATAGAATTTTTCCCAATGGGAAAGGCTCACATGATATTATTATGAAGAGATTGAATAATCTAAAAAAGTTTTATCCGGACTTACCTGTGTTCTCCATTGCTGTTTATGACTGGAAAACTGATTTTGATAAAGTTAATGAATTTTTTGCCCGGAAGGATGTTCCATCGCTAATCAAAGCAAATCTTGTTGACGCGAAGGGAACTTACTATGAACAATTTAATAAAGAGGATTTTGAGACTTTTAAGGAAAAAATTAAAAAGATGGAATATTATAATGCAGAAGTATTATCCACTAATGAGAAAAATAATCTCTCGTTGTATAGTCACTATTTTTCCGGGCAGGTTGTGGAAAGTTATGGTAGATATATTGGAAAATATAGAAACAATTATATCCCTTATACAGGTGCTTGCATGCCAGGATTTAAAATGTTTGTTGACTGTGACGGAATAATTCATGTTTGTGAAAAAGTGGCAGGAGAGTTATCTATTATAGGAGAAGTAAAAAATGGATTAGATTATAGCAAAATAGAAAAGATTATAAAAAGGTTTCGTGCAGCAACTTTTTTTTGTGAATCTTGTGATATCGAAAATCTATGCACAATGTGTTATGTTTTTTTCATTAAAGGTGATAAGATGGAGCATCCTCATCATATATGTGAAAATATGAAAAAGGAGATGTTGTCTTTATTCCCATATCTATGGACCATTGCAGAAAAGGATAACAAAGTTTTTTCTCACATAAGTGACAATTTTTTTAATTTAGAAAGCAAAATAGGGAGGGAGTTACTATAA
- a CDS encoding ABC transporter ATP-binding protein, translating to MNKHIDAINVDFTYDNKKLVLNNVSLSTYQGESVGLVGPNGAGKTTLVRVLLGILYPKNGNIQVFGYNPLNKKEREKIYGQMGYLPEGADVYPQLTLKQYIELFKTLHEVEDNSTIEELLDMFDLQDVFEKRLGTFSKGMKQKAKLLTILIHSPKLLIMDEPTDGLDIASKEETIEYMRKLKKKGTSMLIATHDPYLVENLCDRIIMINKGEIIFEGTTQQLQEVAQNEPCYVIELMEKVKKEKLEEILNNIGEPQKIIVEENTIKIWTDDENIAKNVYKKVVDEGLIVKNFDRYLPTFSQAYKNFLEGK from the coding sequence GTGAATAAGCATATTGATGCAATTAATGTTGATTTTACTTATGATAATAAAAAACTTGTGTTGAATAACGTCTCTTTAAGTACATATCAAGGCGAAAGTGTTGGTTTGGTGGGACCAAATGGAGCTGGTAAGACAACTCTTGTTAGAGTACTGTTAGGAATTCTCTATCCCAAGAATGGAAATATACAAGTTTTTGGATACAATCCATTAAATAAGAAGGAAAGAGAAAAGATTTATGGACAGATGGGTTACCTTCCTGAAGGAGCTGATGTATATCCACAATTAACCTTGAAACAATATATTGAATTATTTAAAACACTCCATGAGGTTGAAGATAATTCAACTATAGAAGAGCTCTTAGATATGTTTGATTTACAAGATGTGTTTGAAAAAAGATTAGGTACATTTTCAAAAGGTATGAAACAGAAAGCGAAACTTTTGACTATTCTTATACATTCCCCAAAATTACTGATAATGGATGAACCAACAGATGGATTAGACATAGCTTCAAAGGAAGAAACAATAGAATACATGAGAAAATTAAAAAAGAAAGGAACATCAATGTTAATAGCAACTCATGATCCTTATCTTGTTGAAAACCTTTGTGATAGAATAATCATGATAAATAAAGGTGAAATCATATTTGAAGGGACAACACAACAGTTGCAAGAGGTTGCACAAAATGAACCTTGTTATGTAATCGAGTTGATGGAAAAGGTAAAAAAGGAAAAATTAGAAGAGATATTGAATAATATTGGCGAGCCACAAAAGATCATAGTTGAAGAGAATACAATAAAAATTTGGACTGATGATGAAAATATAGCTAAAAATGTTTACAAAAAAGTTGTAGATGAAGGGCTGATAGTAAAGAACTTTGATAGATATTTACCAACTTTTTCTCAAGCTTATAAGAATTTTTTGGAGGGGAAATAA